A single genomic interval of Streptomyces showdoensis harbors:
- a CDS encoding HK97-gp10 family putative phage morphogenesis protein: MSGPLGAAAGALLAAVGELPDGCYRMGGDPVARSGMTVEILGTRRLQAQLEDLGEDIVAAIRKAVTESAEAVKADTQRDVARDSGNLHDKVGVTYKDDGLTALVGWHNDAEYYGRFLEYGTRRIAARPALRPALEAERGRYRARLTDEVRRALR, translated from the coding sequence ATGTCGGGCCCGCTGGGCGCGGCCGCGGGCGCGCTGCTCGCCGCTGTGGGCGAGCTGCCCGACGGCTGCTACAGGATGGGAGGTGATCCGGTGGCCCGCTCCGGGATGACCGTGGAGATCCTCGGCACCCGCCGTCTGCAGGCCCAGCTGGAGGACCTCGGCGAGGACATCGTGGCCGCGATCCGCAAGGCCGTGACGGAGTCCGCCGAGGCCGTGAAAGCGGACACGCAGCGCGACGTCGCCAGGGACAGCGGCAACCTGCACGACAAGGTCGGCGTGACGTACAAGGACGACGGCCTGACCGCGCTGGTCGGCTGGCACAACGACGCCGAGTACTACGGCCGGTTCCTGGAGTACGGGACCCGCCGCATCGCGGCGCGGCCCGCGCTGCGGCCGGCGCTTGAGGCCGAGCGCGGGCGCTACCGGGCCCGGCTGACCGACGAGGTCCGAAGGGCCCTGCGATGA
- a CDS encoding phage tail tape measure protein — translation MTILDELLVRIGMDSSGVDEGAEEVTNRLDGLAGPAAAAGLAAGAVFAVGIAGAMDIAGARSELQKSLDLTSEEAARAGGLAGDVFSDGFGESLDEVTSGLATVTGAMGKLGDFTDAELQDMTKGALGLAKALEVDVADASTAAGQLVKQGLVKDGTEAFDVLTRAAQVLPKSMLADVPAVVQEYGTHFKRIGLDASTAFGMMSQFVKAGGKDIDQAGDILHEFARITSEETDRAKEGFKSLGLDGTAMLADIGKGGKPAADALQLTLDTLRGVEDPAKRAQLGVALFGDMAGEAADALLAMNPETAKAASGMDQAAGASKKLTEAMEKDPAQQMDAAMRTLQMTLGEALLPIVLKASELFSEHKELIKTLAPIILGLAVALGIMAAVIWLVNIAMLANPITWIILGIVALIAVIVLLIAKWDWVKAQLEILWDWISAKAKEIWDPIAQYFTDLWDDITESFNQGLDWIQGLFEGFHPLDWISTNWDKVTSWIDRQWDTITQNVSDSIDDIAGFFGGMWDGITGGLKKALNGAIYLINNAIEGINYLIYGANKIPGVNIPYIPFIPFLAEGGITTGPTLAMIGEGSEQEAVLPLSKLDALINTPAAMAAPSTGRMQPVQVLITPTVNGGAFQDAFQYEVRTRAGSSVARYAGEDE, via the coding sequence ATGACGATCCTGGACGAGCTCCTGGTCCGCATCGGCATGGACTCCTCCGGTGTCGACGAGGGCGCCGAGGAGGTCACCAACCGCCTCGACGGCCTGGCCGGCCCGGCCGCCGCCGCGGGCCTGGCCGCCGGCGCCGTGTTCGCCGTGGGCATCGCCGGGGCCATGGACATTGCCGGGGCCCGCAGCGAGCTGCAGAAGTCCCTGGACCTGACCAGCGAGGAGGCCGCGCGCGCGGGCGGCCTCGCCGGTGACGTCTTCTCCGACGGGTTCGGCGAGTCCCTCGATGAGGTCACCAGCGGCCTGGCGACCGTCACCGGCGCGATGGGCAAGCTCGGCGACTTCACCGACGCCGAGCTGCAGGACATGACCAAGGGCGCCCTCGGCCTCGCCAAGGCGCTGGAGGTCGACGTCGCCGACGCCTCGACGGCGGCCGGACAGCTGGTCAAGCAGGGCCTCGTCAAGGACGGCACCGAGGCGTTCGACGTCCTGACCCGCGCCGCGCAGGTCCTGCCCAAGAGCATGCTCGCCGACGTCCCGGCAGTGGTGCAGGAGTACGGAACGCATTTCAAGCGCATCGGCCTCGACGCCTCGACTGCGTTCGGGATGATGTCGCAGTTCGTGAAGGCCGGCGGCAAGGACATCGATCAGGCGGGCGACATCCTGCACGAGTTCGCCCGCATCACGAGCGAGGAGACCGACCGGGCCAAGGAGGGCTTCAAGTCCCTCGGGCTGGACGGTACGGCGATGCTCGCCGACATCGGCAAGGGCGGCAAGCCCGCCGCCGACGCGCTGCAGCTCACCCTCGACACGCTCCGCGGCGTCGAGGACCCGGCCAAGCGGGCGCAGCTCGGTGTCGCCTTGTTCGGTGACATGGCCGGCGAGGCGGCCGACGCGCTGCTCGCCATGAACCCGGAGACGGCGAAGGCCGCGTCCGGCATGGACCAGGCGGCCGGGGCGTCCAAGAAGCTGACCGAGGCCATGGAGAAGGACCCCGCCCAGCAGATGGACGCGGCGATGCGGACGCTGCAGATGACGCTGGGCGAGGCGCTGCTGCCGATCGTGCTCAAGGCGTCGGAGCTGTTCTCCGAGCACAAGGAGCTCATCAAGACCCTCGCCCCGATCATCCTGGGCCTGGCCGTCGCGCTCGGCATCATGGCCGCCGTGATCTGGCTGGTGAACATCGCCATGCTCGCCAACCCGATCACGTGGATCATCCTGGGCATCGTCGCCCTCATCGCCGTCATCGTGCTCCTGATCGCCAAGTGGGACTGGGTCAAGGCCCAGCTGGAGATCCTGTGGGACTGGATCAGCGCCAAGGCCAAGGAGATCTGGGACCCGATCGCCCAGTACTTCACCGACCTGTGGGACGACATCACCGAGTCGTTCAACCAGGGCCTGGACTGGATCCAGGGCCTGTTCGAGGGCTTCCACCCGCTCGACTGGATCAGCACCAACTGGGACAAGGTCACCAGCTGGATCGACCGGCAGTGGGACACGATCACCCAGAACGTGAGCGACTCCATCGACGACATCGCCGGCTTCTTCGGCGGCATGTGGGACGGCATCACCGGCGGGTTGAAGAAGGCCCTCAACGGGGCCATCTACCTGATCAACAACGCGATCGAGGGCATCAACTACCTGATCTACGGGGCCAACAAGATCCCCGGGGTGAACATTCCGTACATCCCCTTCATCCCGTTCCTGGCCGAGGGCGGGATCACGACCGGCCCCACCCTCGCCATGATCGGCGAGGGCTCCGAACAGGAGGCCGTCCTGCCGCTGTCGAAGCTCGACGCGTTGATCAACACCCCGGCCGCGATGGCCGCGCCGTCCACCGGACGGATGCAGCCGGTCCAGGTCCTCATCACCCCCACGGTCAACGGCGGCGCGTTCCAGGACGCGTTCCAGTACGAGGTGCGCACGCGGGCCGGATCGTCGGTCGCCCGCTACGCAGGAGAGGACGAATAG
- a CDS encoding DUF3168 domain-containing protein translates to MRAADPLLPVQGALVQALGGDAALGALISGVYDYLPETAAYPFVVVGEATGTPDNAHDRYGQETVVTIHVWSQYRGYSQGLTIGARITAALDHQPLTIPGHDHIVTRWETTQTLTDPEPPGNVRHVVLRYRIVTEQPPT, encoded by the coding sequence ATGAGGGCGGCCGACCCGCTGCTGCCGGTCCAGGGCGCCCTCGTCCAGGCGCTCGGGGGCGACGCCGCACTCGGCGCGCTCATCAGCGGCGTCTACGACTACCTGCCCGAGACCGCCGCGTATCCGTTCGTCGTCGTCGGCGAGGCCACCGGCACACCGGACAACGCGCACGACCGGTACGGGCAGGAGACCGTCGTCACCATCCACGTGTGGTCGCAGTACCGCGGCTACAGCCAGGGCCTGACGATCGGGGCCCGCATCACCGCGGCCCTCGACCACCAGCCGCTGACGATCCCCGGGCACGACCACATCGTGACCCGCTGGGAGACCACGCAGACCCTCACCGACCCCGAGCCGCCCGGCAACGTGCGGCACGTGGTGCTGCGCTACCGCATCGTCACCGAGCAGCCGCCCACCTGA
- a CDS encoding peptidoglycan-binding protein, whose translation MAAPLPPDRLLAALRAEGVTVVEHDGWRTHNRNHVGTWGPVVGVMIHHTVSSGTASSVRICNDGYAGLPGPLCHGVIAKDGTVHLISAGRANHAGGGDPSVLQAVTSETYGARPPAPREHQGSDGAVDGNPRFYGFECINLGNGEDPWPPEQLLAIERVSAALCRAHGWGARSVIGHSEWSDWKNDPRGFGMPGMRDRIQRRLGQDPAKPPASKPAAPRYEAFPGAAFFKVNPNSPIVTAMGRRLTAEGCGRYRVGPGPRWSEADRQSYAAWQRKLGFSGSDADGWPGRASWNALKVPKITK comes from the coding sequence ATGGCCGCACCACTCCCCCCGGACCGGCTGCTCGCCGCGCTCCGCGCCGAAGGCGTCACCGTCGTCGAGCACGACGGATGGCGCACCCACAACCGCAACCACGTCGGCACCTGGGGCCCCGTGGTCGGCGTGATGATCCACCACACCGTGAGCAGCGGCACCGCCAGCTCGGTCCGTATCTGCAACGACGGCTACGCGGGCCTGCCCGGACCGCTGTGCCACGGCGTCATCGCCAAGGACGGCACGGTGCACCTGATCTCCGCGGGCCGCGCGAACCACGCGGGCGGCGGCGACCCGTCCGTCCTGCAGGCCGTCACCAGCGAGACCTACGGCGCCCGCCCGCCGGCCCCGCGTGAGCACCAGGGCAGCGACGGCGCCGTCGACGGCAACCCGCGCTTCTACGGGTTCGAGTGCATCAATCTCGGCAACGGCGAGGACCCGTGGCCGCCCGAGCAGCTGCTCGCGATCGAGCGGGTCTCGGCGGCGCTGTGCCGCGCACACGGCTGGGGCGCCCGCTCGGTGATCGGGCACTCCGAGTGGTCCGACTGGAAGAACGACCCCCGCGGCTTCGGCATGCCCGGCATGCGCGACCGGATCCAGCGCCGCCTCGGCCAGGACCCCGCCAAGCCGCCGGCGTCCAAGCCCGCGGCCCCGCGGTACGAGGCGTTCCCCGGAGCCGCCTTCTTCAAGGTCAACCCGAACAGCCCGATTGTCACGGCGATGGGCCGCCGGCTGACGGCCGAGGGCTGCGGCCGCTACCGGGTCGGGCCGGGCCCGCGCTGGTCCGAGGCCGACCGCCAGTCGTACGCCGCCTGGCAGCGCAAGCTCGGATTCTCCGGCAGCGACGCCGACGGCTGGCCGGGCCGCGCCTCCTGGAACGCCCTCAAGGTCCCCAAGATCACCAAGTAG
- a CDS encoding phage tail assembly protein T yields the protein MARFTEEELIRLVAYQNLYGPIGPARMDVVAARLGMDVAAPHMKKGQRPKLRDHIVQWSRAARPRRSGHELLAAIRGIQTGFDRAGRRKERAR from the coding sequence CTGGCACGGTTCACCGAGGAGGAGCTCATCCGCCTCGTCGCATACCAGAACCTCTACGGCCCCATCGGGCCCGCGCGCATGGACGTCGTCGCCGCCCGGCTCGGCATGGACGTCGCCGCCCCGCACATGAAGAAGGGCCAGCGCCCCAAGCTGCGCGACCACATCGTGCAGTGGAGCCGGGCCGCCCGCCCCCGCCGGTCGGGGCACGAGCTGCTGGCCGCGATCCGCGGTATCCAGACCGGGTTCGACCGGGCCGGCCGCAGAAAGGAGCGCGCGCGATGA
- a CDS encoding phage major capsid protein: MPNIRELRSKRTKLGADARAIMQAAESEGRSMTGEEEARFDKLMDERDGLDRTIARAEKLDEDARAEDDLPDEGQRGGEEAMGALRAYLLGGRSVLTERQARALNAGHDPEGGFLVAPQQFVKDLLKNVDDMVQLRGLATVQQLTQAESLGVPTLDTDLNDADWTSELATGNQDDSMRFGKRELRPHPLAKRVKISRKLMRASVLNPENLVRERMAYKFGVTAEKAYMVGDGNQKPLGLFTPHADGIPTSRDVDVSTSGTGFTNVAAGNAADDLITAKYTLKGAYHKNARWLFHRLMIASIRKLKDGDGNYIWRAGLANDAPDVILDLPFLTSEFAPSTFGDGDYVGMLGDFSYYWIAEALNFEVQRLNELYAETNQLGFIGRQEADGMPVLAEAFVRLQSNDVVP, translated from the coding sequence ATGCCCAACATCAGGGAGCTGCGCAGCAAGCGCACCAAGCTCGGCGCGGACGCCCGCGCCATCATGCAGGCCGCCGAGTCCGAGGGCCGCTCGATGACCGGCGAGGAAGAGGCCCGGTTCGACAAGCTCATGGACGAGCGCGACGGCCTGGACCGCACCATCGCGCGGGCCGAGAAGCTCGACGAGGACGCCCGCGCCGAGGACGACCTGCCCGACGAGGGGCAGCGCGGCGGCGAGGAGGCCATGGGCGCCCTGCGCGCCTACCTCCTCGGCGGCCGGTCCGTCCTGACCGAGCGCCAGGCCCGCGCCCTGAACGCCGGGCACGACCCGGAGGGCGGATTCCTCGTCGCCCCGCAGCAGTTCGTCAAGGACCTCCTCAAGAACGTCGACGACATGGTGCAGCTGCGCGGCCTGGCCACCGTGCAGCAGCTCACGCAGGCCGAGTCCCTCGGCGTGCCGACCCTCGACACCGACCTGAACGACGCCGACTGGACGAGCGAGCTCGCCACCGGCAACCAGGACGACTCGATGCGGTTCGGCAAGCGGGAGCTGCGCCCGCACCCGCTGGCCAAGCGCGTCAAGATCAGCCGCAAGCTGATGCGCGCCTCGGTCCTGAACCCCGAGAACCTCGTCCGCGAGCGCATGGCCTACAAGTTCGGCGTCACCGCCGAGAAGGCGTACATGGTCGGGGACGGCAACCAGAAGCCCCTCGGTCTTTTCACCCCGCACGCCGACGGCATCCCCACCTCCCGCGACGTGGACGTCTCCACCTCGGGCACCGGGTTCACGAACGTGGCCGCGGGCAACGCCGCGGACGACCTGATCACCGCCAAGTACACGCTCAAGGGCGCGTACCACAAGAACGCCCGCTGGCTGTTCCACCGGCTGATGATCGCCTCGATCCGCAAGCTCAAGGACGGCGACGGCAACTACATCTGGCGCGCCGGCCTCGCCAACGACGCCCCCGACGTGATCCTCGACCTGCCGTTCCTCACCAGCGAGTTCGCCCCCTCGACGTTCGGCGACGGCGACTACGTCGGCATGCTCGGCGACTTCTCCTACTACTGGATCGCCGAGGCCCTCAACTTCGAGGTCCAGCGCCTCAACGAGCTGTACGCCGAGACGAATCAGCTGGGCTTCATCGGCCGCCAGGAGGCGGACGGCATGCCGGTCCTGGCCGAGGCGTTCGTGCGCCTGCAGTCCAACGACGTCGTGCCGTAA
- a CDS encoding terminase large subunit has translation MTAGTTTRPARSKAATRPRGRARAVTYDHHKRWRPASRKGDVCGYTLDGKTCERRGAHYCEPRADRVVAFFAELLVHPAGALANTKFVLASWQEHEIIRPLFGEVHWSEQWGRYVRRYSRATIVMARKNGKSALLSGIALYMLCGDGEESAEVYGAAATIRQAGKVFEPCRKMMLKSPLLAARLEHVKAARRIVDERTGSHYEVIPADADNELGHSPHCFILDEVLSQPDDSLWQAMRTGTGARTQPLMLAITTETSQQYSFGAEFIDEADRVLEDPKRAPHHFAFVRKTPRTPDELERLHRLFPGRPDLPVSLDWTDEANWAWSNPALGTFLSVQSLREEAKEALGDRKALNAFLQFRLNQRVSEVSRWIAMDLWDMNTGELAPNPGWIAGRLEGQRCWGGLDLSSKLDLTAWCLYFPGGELVWRFWAPQSVAPILDKFTDGKFSEWAEDGWVTLTDGDTIDYDTIYDDIETDHHLYKIIDATYDKWCGEPVRQALTKRTRMKMVESDTTFTRMTPPMSEFMRGLKAREYAHFGNPVARWMADNLECKSPRDDPDRVRPVKPSRDKTGKRIDGMPAAFFAIDGGLRGLPTPSIYESQGMSL, from the coding sequence ATGACCGCCGGGACCACTACCCGCCCGGCCCGTAGCAAGGCAGCCACCCGGCCCCGGGGCCGCGCGCGGGCGGTGACGTACGACCACCACAAGCGGTGGCGGCCTGCGTCCCGCAAGGGCGACGTCTGCGGGTACACCCTCGACGGCAAGACCTGCGAGCGCCGCGGCGCGCACTACTGCGAGCCGCGCGCCGACCGGGTCGTCGCGTTCTTCGCCGAGCTCCTCGTCCACCCCGCCGGCGCCCTGGCCAACACCAAGTTCGTGCTGGCGTCGTGGCAGGAACACGAGATCATCAGGCCCCTCTTCGGGGAGGTCCACTGGTCCGAGCAGTGGGGCCGGTACGTCCGCCGCTACTCGCGCGCCACGATCGTCATGGCCCGCAAGAACGGCAAGTCCGCGCTCCTGTCCGGGATCGCGCTGTACATGCTGTGCGGGGACGGCGAGGAGTCCGCCGAGGTCTACGGCGCGGCTGCGACGATCCGGCAGGCGGGCAAGGTCTTCGAGCCATGCCGGAAGATGATGCTCAAGAGCCCGCTGCTCGCGGCGCGGCTTGAGCACGTCAAGGCCGCGCGGCGCATCGTCGACGAGCGGACCGGCTCGCACTACGAGGTCATCCCGGCCGACGCCGACAACGAACTCGGGCACTCGCCGCACTGCTTCATCCTCGATGAGGTCCTCTCCCAGCCGGACGACTCGCTGTGGCAGGCGATGCGCACGGGCACCGGCGCCCGCACGCAACCGCTCATGCTGGCGATCACCACCGAGACCAGCCAGCAGTACTCGTTCGGCGCCGAGTTCATCGACGAGGCCGACCGCGTCCTTGAGGACCCGAAGCGTGCGCCGCACCACTTCGCCTTCGTACGCAAGACTCCGCGCACACCCGACGAGCTGGAGCGGCTGCACCGCCTCTTCCCCGGGCGCCCCGACCTGCCGGTCTCCCTCGACTGGACCGACGAGGCGAACTGGGCATGGTCGAACCCCGCGCTCGGGACGTTCCTGTCCGTCCAGTCCCTGCGCGAGGAGGCCAAGGAAGCCCTTGGGGACCGGAAGGCGCTGAACGCCTTCCTGCAGTTCCGGCTCAACCAGCGCGTGAGCGAAGTGTCGCGCTGGATCGCCATGGACCTGTGGGACATGAACACGGGCGAGCTCGCCCCGAACCCCGGCTGGATCGCCGGCCGCCTGGAGGGCCAGCGGTGCTGGGGCGGCCTCGACCTCTCCTCGAAGCTGGACCTCACCGCCTGGTGCCTGTACTTCCCGGGCGGCGAGCTCGTGTGGCGGTTCTGGGCCCCTCAGTCCGTCGCCCCGATCCTCGACAAGTTCACCGACGGGAAGTTCAGCGAGTGGGCCGAGGACGGCTGGGTCACGCTCACCGACGGCGACACCATCGACTACGACACGATCTACGACGACATCGAGACCGACCACCACCTCTACAAGATCATCGACGCCACGTACGACAAGTGGTGCGGCGAGCCCGTGCGGCAGGCGCTCACCAAGCGCACCCGGATGAAGATGGTGGAGTCGGACACGACGTTCACCCGCATGACGCCGCCCATGAGCGAGTTCATGCGCGGCCTCAAGGCGAGGGAGTACGCGCACTTCGGCAACCCCGTCGCGAGGTGGATGGCCGACAACCTGGAGTGCAAGAGCCCTCGCGACGACCCCGACCGTGTCCGCCCGGTCAAGCCCTCGCGCGACAAGACCGGCAAGCGCATCGACGGCATGCCCGCGGCCTTCTTCGCTATCGACGGCGGCCTGCGCGGCCTGCCTACCCCGTCCATCTACGAATCGCAGGGCATGTCCCTGTAA
- a CDS encoding phage terminase small subunit P27 family, producing MGKRGPAPKPTALRVLHGDRKDRINTEEPRPAEGDVAPPAWLSNEAVEVWDTLADQLTATGVLTGWDVEAFANWCDAVARRRAAAEHVDQEGAVVEHPVFNKNGDQTGVRMGKNPWLLALDAADAQVQRYGARFGLTPSDRAQLHIGGQEKPGGAERLLS from the coding sequence ATGGGGAAGCGAGGACCGGCACCGAAGCCCACCGCGCTGCGCGTGCTGCACGGCGACCGCAAGGATCGGATCAACACGGAGGAGCCGCGGCCCGCCGAGGGCGACGTCGCCCCGCCGGCCTGGCTCAGCAACGAGGCCGTCGAGGTCTGGGACACGCTCGCCGACCAGCTGACCGCCACCGGCGTCCTGACCGGCTGGGACGTCGAAGCGTTCGCCAACTGGTGCGACGCCGTCGCCCGGAGGCGCGCGGCGGCCGAGCACGTCGACCAGGAGGGCGCCGTCGTCGAGCACCCCGTGTTCAACAAGAACGGCGACCAGACCGGCGTCCGCATGGGCAAGAACCCCTGGCTCCTCGCGCTCGACGCCGCCGACGCGCAGGTGCAGCGGTACGGCGCCCGGTTCGGCCTGACCCCGAGCGACCGCGCGCAGCTGCACATCGGCGGACAGGAGAAGCCCGGCGGGGCGGAGCGCCTGCTGTCCTGA
- a CDS encoding phage head closure protein has product MIGRHLNRTLEVWRPVTADDGYGGQGTTLVHQADVRAKVDQPGASERMLAQQASAEHTHDVYLLPDADVQRGDELRGRGQRLRVKQVVEPSATRYSRAECQLIQQEPA; this is encoded by the coding sequence ATGATCGGCCGCCACCTGAACCGCACCCTGGAGGTGTGGCGGCCGGTGACCGCCGACGACGGCTACGGCGGGCAGGGCACCACCCTGGTCCACCAGGCCGACGTCCGCGCCAAGGTGGACCAGCCGGGCGCGTCCGAGCGGATGCTGGCCCAGCAGGCCAGCGCCGAGCACACCCACGACGTGTACCTGCTGCCCGACGCGGACGTGCAGCGCGGTGACGAGCTGCGCGGCCGCGGGCAGCGGCTGCGCGTCAAGCAGGTCGTCGAGCCGTCGGCGACCCGCTACAGCAGGGCCGAGTGCCAGCTGATCCAGCAGGAGCCCGCCTGA
- a CDS encoding phage portal protein: MGFLRSALSGLATPERWVEDWMRGGSVNSAGIRVDQDTALTYSPFFAGVRVLSEDLAGLPLFLYERLQPRGKQRATTHPLYRLLHDQPNDMMSSAWLREVLTSHAITWGNGLGYVVSNERTGVVEEIWPLRPDRVTIGVKRSGPGRFERRYRYDDDVNGIHTVLLPHEVLHISGLGFDGVQGYPVVELAANSIGLGLATEHHGAKVFSNGAAPGGALTHPGNVSPEARRRMADDWENIHKGIDRAHRIAVLEEGVTFQQVGVPNDSAQFLETRKLQVTEMARWLRLPPHKVGDLDRATFSNIEQQQLDYIGSALNVWLVRWEQAILTQLLLPDERQQHFPEFLVDSLLRGDTAARYAAYAVGRQWGWLSANDVRDKENLNPIEGGDDYLVPLNMVPAGRSAGRDATAVRRARLLAGRNAVRETIADKWGQKIEASDQDVADLEADEVGALVDEHLTAGRGARSLGAFLAALRVLYAEDGPIMERLAELWVPLMTGFADDIAVQAAEAVAYEDPVDLSVWANAYALSHAGYQVSSSYGQLRAVVDKTEGTTEDIAEAVVERLAKWQEERPAHTARWESSQLPNAAARETWKEAGVKKIQWVARGSQNCPYCQRLDGAVRAIEKPFVAKGDDVEGDEGEALTAKRDTFHPPVHPGCNCEVIPVVD; encoded by the coding sequence GTGGGATTCCTGCGCAGCGCCCTGTCCGGACTCGCGACCCCCGAGCGATGGGTCGAGGACTGGATGCGCGGCGGGTCCGTCAACTCCGCCGGCATCCGCGTCGACCAGGACACCGCCCTCACCTACAGCCCCTTCTTCGCCGGGGTGCGGGTCCTGTCCGAAGACCTCGCCGGACTGCCGCTGTTCCTGTACGAGCGGCTGCAGCCCCGCGGCAAGCAGCGTGCCACCACCCACCCGCTGTACCGGCTGCTGCACGACCAGCCCAACGACATGATGTCCTCGGCCTGGCTGCGCGAGGTACTCACCTCTCACGCGATCACCTGGGGCAACGGCCTCGGGTACGTCGTGTCCAACGAGCGCACTGGGGTCGTCGAGGAGATCTGGCCGCTGCGCCCCGACCGGGTCACCATCGGCGTGAAGCGCTCCGGGCCCGGCCGGTTCGAGCGGCGCTACCGGTACGACGACGACGTCAACGGCATCCACACGGTCCTCCTGCCCCATGAGGTCCTGCACATCTCCGGCCTCGGGTTCGACGGCGTGCAGGGGTACCCGGTCGTCGAGCTCGCCGCCAACTCCATCGGTCTGGGCCTGGCCACCGAGCACCACGGCGCGAAGGTGTTCAGCAACGGCGCGGCCCCGGGCGGCGCGTTGACGCATCCGGGCAACGTGTCGCCCGAGGCGCGCCGGCGCATGGCGGACGACTGGGAGAACATCCACAAGGGCATCGACCGCGCGCACCGCATCGCGGTCCTGGAGGAGGGCGTCACCTTCCAGCAGGTCGGCGTCCCCAACGACAGCGCCCAGTTCCTGGAGACCCGGAAGCTGCAGGTCACCGAGATGGCGCGCTGGCTGCGACTGCCGCCCCACAAGGTCGGGGACCTGGACCGGGCGACGTTCTCCAACATCGAGCAGCAGCAACTCGACTACATCGGCTCGGCCCTGAACGTGTGGCTGGTCCGCTGGGAACAGGCGATCCTCACGCAGCTGCTGCTCCCTGACGAGCGGCAGCAGCACTTCCCCGAGTTCCTCGTCGACTCCCTGCTGCGCGGCGACACCGCCGCCCGGTACGCCGCCTACGCGGTCGGCCGCCAGTGGGGGTGGCTGTCCGCGAACGACGTGCGAGACAAGGAGAACCTCAACCCCATCGAGGGCGGCGACGACTACCTCGTCCCGCTCAACATGGTGCCCGCCGGCCGCAGCGCGGGCCGCGACGCGACGGCCGTCCGCCGCGCCCGGCTCCTGGCCGGCCGCAACGCCGTGCGCGAGACCATCGCGGACAAGTGGGGCCAGAAGATCGAGGCGTCCGACCAGGACGTCGCAGACCTCGAGGCCGACGAGGTCGGCGCCCTGGTCGACGAGCACCTCACGGCGGGTCGCGGCGCCCGGTCGCTGGGCGCATTCCTCGCCGCGCTCCGCGTCCTGTACGCCGAGGACGGCCCGATCATGGAGCGCCTGGCCGAACTCTGGGTGCCGCTCATGACCGGGTTCGCCGACGACATCGCAGTCCAGGCCGCCGAGGCCGTCGCCTACGAGGACCCCGTCGACCTGTCCGTATGGGCCAACGCCTACGCCCTGTCCCACGCCGGCTATCAGGTGTCCTCGTCCTACGGCCAGCTGCGGGCCGTGGTCGACAAGACCGAGGGGACGACCGAGGACATCGCCGAGGCCGTCGTCGAGCGGCTGGCCAAGTGGCAGGAGGAACGGCCCGCGCACACCGCGCGCTGGGAGTCCTCGCAGCTGCCGAACGCCGCGGCCCGCGAGACCTGGAAAGAGGCGGGCGTCAAGAAGATCCAGTGGGTCGCGCGCGGCTCGCAGAACTGCCCGTACTGCCAGCGCCTGGACGGCGCCGTGCGCGCCATCGAGAAGCCTTTCGTGGCCAAGGGCGACGACGTCGAGGGCGACGAGGGCGAGGCCCTGACCGCCAAGCGCGACACCTTCCACCCCCCGGTGCACCCGGGCTGCAACTGCGAGGTGATCCCCGTTGTCGACTGA
- a CDS encoding DUF7302 family protein, producing MRVEMLRLMSNPRYGNQPEGAIVDMDDADAERRIAAGDCRPVDPPKAKKPTRRAGPAEPPADPETPIERMSVEQLKTYAAEHDIDLGDAAKKADILAAVVAEVERRRDQADEGESEGGS from the coding sequence ATGCGTGTCGAGATGCTGCGGCTGATGTCCAACCCCCGGTACGGCAACCAGCCCGAGGGCGCGATCGTCGACATGGACGACGCCGACGCCGAGCGCCGGATCGCGGCTGGCGACTGCCGCCCCGTCGACCCGCCGAAGGCCAAGAAGCCCACCCGCCGGGCCGGGCCCGCCGAGCCGCCGGCGGACCCTGAGACGCCCATCGAGCGCATGTCCGTCGAGCAGCTCAAGACCTACGCCGCCGAGCACGACATCGACCTCGGCGACGCCGCGAAGAAGGCCGACATCCTCGCCGCCGTCGTCGCCGAGGTCGAGCGCCGCCGCGACCAGGCCGACGAGGGCGAGAGCGAGGGCGGCAGCTGA
- a CDS encoding phage tail tube protein, translating to MAGTDAFGTQFLRDTTGAGAYGVIANVADISGPSRSREAIEVTAHDSPNDYREFIKGLKDGGEVELTINYDPGESTHAALDGDFEEKDLRNYQVIILPGHPDEHTWTFAAMITDLGDAYPIDDKMERSVTFKISGMPTLTPTG from the coding sequence GTGGCAGGTACAGACGCGTTCGGCACCCAGTTCCTGCGGGACACCACCGGCGCCGGCGCCTACGGCGTGATCGCCAACGTCGCCGACATCTCCGGGCCGTCCCGCTCCCGCGAGGCCATCGAGGTCACCGCACACGACTCCCCGAACGACTACCGCGAGTTCATCAAGGGCCTCAAGGACGGCGGCGAGGTCGAGCTCACCATCAACTACGACCCCGGCGAAAGCACGCACGCCGCCCTTGACGGGGACTTCGAGGAGAAGGACCTGCGCAACTACCAGGTGATCATCCTTCCGGGCCACCCGGACGAGCACACCTGGACTTTCGCCGCCATGATCACCGACCTCGGAGACGCGTACCCCATCGACGACAAGATGGAACGTTCGGTCACCTTCAAGATCAGCGGCATGCCCACCCTCACCCCGACCGGCTGA